Proteins encoded together in one Shewanella acanthi window:
- a CDS encoding efflux RND transporter permease subunit, with protein MLKYIIESSLRQRIMVLIVAAMITIWGVQELRKTPLDALPDLSDVQVIIKTPYPGQAPKLVEEQVTYPLSTAMLAVPGAKTVRGYSMFGDSYVYVIFEDGTDIYWARSRVLEYLSQISSRLPQGVQPSLGPDASGVGWVFEYALVDRSGNLDLSQLKSLQDWYLKLELQSVAGVSEVATVGGMEQTYQVVLEPDKMAIYKLDIAAIKQAIDKANSEAGGSVVEMAEAEYMVRAKGYRQTLEDFREIPLGVTSPAGTPLLLKDVATIRKGPASRRGIAELDGEGEVVGGIVVMRYGENALATIDAVKTKLEELKAGLPDGVEIIPTYDRSQLIQKSVDNLFHKVLEEMLVVGLVCLLFLLHARSTLVAVITLPLSILIAFIVMNKMGVNANIMSLGGIAIAIGAVVDGAIVMIENQHKHLEHFKAENDREPTTKEHWHIVSQASIEVGPALFFSLIIITLSFVPVFALEAQEGRLFSPLAYTKTFAMAAAALLSITLVPILMGYFIRGKIPSERSNPISRVLIALYQPSLKWVLNHPKTTLCIALIALASATYPMTRMGSEFMPELEEGDLLYMPTALPGISASKAAEVLQQTDRLIKTVPEVARVFGKVGRAETATDPAPLTMLETTIMLKPHEEWREGMTLDDIIDQLQQTVKVPGLTNAWVQPIKTRIDMLSTGIKTPVGIKITGADVNELQSLGAKIEAILSKVPHTKSAYAERSGGGRYIDISPNLDVAARYGMTLQDIQDVVRYAIGGMDIGESVQGSERYPINLRYPRELRDNIEKLRELPVITKSGHYLPLRNLADIEINDGAPMLKSENGRLISWVFIDIEGTSIGEYIAEAKTALDEQLTVPPRYSYSFAGQYEYMQRVDAKLKQVIPMALGVIFILLMMTFGSTMQASIIMLSLPFALVGSTWLLYLLDYNISVAVAVGMIALAGVAAEFGVVMLVYLNNAIKHRQDKNTYHTVEDLKEALIEGAVMRIRPKAMTVATIFFGLLPIMWGAGSGNDVMQKIAAPMVGGMVTAPILSLFVLPALYLMIYSREIKKAP; from the coding sequence ATGTTGAAATATATAATCGAGTCCTCTCTCAGACAAAGGATCATGGTGCTAATTGTCGCCGCGATGATCACTATCTGGGGCGTGCAGGAACTGCGAAAAACACCGCTAGATGCGCTGCCAGATTTATCCGACGTGCAGGTGATTATTAAGACACCTTATCCTGGGCAAGCGCCAAAACTGGTTGAGGAACAGGTCACTTACCCACTCTCTACCGCGATGCTGGCCGTGCCCGGCGCTAAAACCGTGCGTGGCTATTCGATGTTTGGTGACTCTTATGTGTATGTCATTTTTGAGGATGGCACCGACATCTACTGGGCTCGCTCACGGGTATTGGAATATTTAAGCCAAATCAGCAGTCGTTTGCCCCAAGGCGTGCAGCCCTCGCTCGGCCCCGATGCTTCGGGTGTGGGTTGGGTATTTGAATATGCCTTAGTTGACCGCTCGGGTAATTTGGATCTCTCCCAACTGAAGAGCCTACAGGATTGGTACCTCAAGCTCGAATTGCAAAGCGTAGCAGGCGTATCCGAAGTGGCTACCGTGGGCGGTATGGAACAAACCTATCAGGTTGTACTTGAGCCCGATAAAATGGCTATCTACAAGCTCGATATCGCCGCGATAAAACAGGCCATCGACAAAGCCAACAGCGAGGCTGGCGGCTCAGTGGTTGAAATGGCCGAAGCCGAGTACATGGTTCGGGCCAAAGGTTATCGCCAAACGCTTGAGGATTTCCGTGAAATCCCCTTAGGCGTCACCAGCCCCGCAGGTACACCATTATTGCTTAAAGATGTCGCCACCATTCGTAAAGGCCCAGCCTCACGTCGCGGCATTGCCGAACTCGATGGCGAAGGCGAAGTCGTCGGCGGTATCGTGGTGATGCGTTACGGCGAAAACGCCTTAGCGACCATAGATGCGGTTAAGACCAAACTCGAAGAATTAAAGGCGGGACTGCCCGATGGAGTAGAGATCATTCCCACCTACGACCGTTCGCAACTGATCCAAAAATCCGTCGATAACCTGTTCCACAAAGTCCTCGAAGAGATGCTGGTAGTGGGCTTGGTCTGTCTGCTGTTTTTATTGCACGCCCGCTCCACCTTAGTCGCAGTCATCACCCTGCCGCTGTCGATTCTTATCGCCTTTATTGTGATGAATAAGATGGGCGTAAATGCCAACATCATGAGCCTAGGTGGCATTGCCATTGCCATTGGTGCCGTGGTCGATGGCGCGATCGTGATGATCGAGAACCAACATAAGCATTTGGAACACTTTAAGGCCGAAAACGACCGCGAACCCACCACTAAAGAGCATTGGCATATCGTGAGTCAAGCCTCGATTGAAGTGGGGCCGGCACTGTTTTTCTCACTCATTATCATCACCTTAAGCTTTGTACCTGTGTTTGCGCTTGAAGCACAGGAAGGCCGACTGTTCTCACCTTTGGCCTACACAAAAACCTTTGCAATGGCTGCGGCGGCATTGTTATCGATTACTTTAGTGCCAATTCTGATGGGCTATTTTATTCGTGGCAAAATCCCCAGCGAACGTAGTAACCCCATCAGCCGCGTGTTGATTGCCCTATATCAACCCTCGCTCAAATGGGTCCTCAATCATCCCAAAACGACACTCTGTATAGCCTTGATAGCTTTGGCGAGCGCAACTTATCCTATGACACGCATGGGCAGCGAGTTTATGCCGGAATTAGAGGAGGGGGACCTACTCTACATGCCCACGGCGCTCCCAGGAATTAGTGCAAGTAAAGCCGCCGAAGTACTGCAACAAACCGACCGTTTGATTAAGACAGTCCCCGAAGTTGCCCGAGTGTTTGGTAAAGTGGGCCGCGCCGAAACGGCCACCGATCCAGCGCCGCTGACCATGCTGGAAACGACGATTATGCTTAAGCCCCATGAAGAATGGCGCGAGGGCATGACCTTGGACGACATCATCGATCAGCTACAACAAACCGTGAAAGTACCGGGTCTGACAAACGCATGGGTTCAGCCGATTAAGACCCGTATCGACATGCTCTCGACCGGGATTAAAACGCCAGTGGGGATTAAGATCACCGGCGCCGATGTGAACGAGCTGCAATCGCTTGGCGCGAAAATCGAGGCAATCCTCAGTAAAGTGCCACACACTAAATCGGCCTATGCCGAACGCAGTGGTGGCGGTCGCTACATCGATATCAGCCCGAATCTTGATGTCGCCGCCCGCTATGGCATGACACTCCAAGATATTCAAGACGTTGTACGCTACGCCATCGGCGGCATGGATATTGGAGAGTCGGTTCAAGGCTCAGAGCGTTATCCTATCAACCTGCGCTATCCGCGGGAGCTGCGCGACAATATCGAAAAGCTGCGCGAACTGCCGGTGATCACTAAGTCGGGACACTATTTGCCACTACGCAACCTAGCCGATATTGAAATCAACGACGGCGCGCCTATGCTCAAGAGCGAGAATGGCCGCCTAATTTCCTGGGTGTTTATCGATATCGAGGGCACTTCTATCGGGGAATATATCGCCGAGGCTAAAACCGCGTTAGATGAACAACTGACAGTACCGCCGCGTTACAGCTATAGCTTTGCCGGTCAATACGAGTACATGCAGCGCGTCGATGCCAAGCTCAAACAAGTGATCCCGATGGCCTTAGGGGTGATTTTTATCCTGCTGATGATGACCTTTGGTTCTACTATGCAGGCCAGCATTATCATGCTCAGTCTGCCCTTTGCCCTTGTTGGCAGCACTTGGTTACTTTACCTGCTCGACTACAATATTTCGGTCGCCGTCGCCGTGGGGATGATAGCCCTTGCAGGGGTTGCCGCCGAATTTGGGGTCGTCATGTTGGTATATCTCAATAACGCCATCAAGCATAGACAGGATAAAAATACCTACCACACTGTCGAGGACTTAAAAGAGGCGCTGATTGAAGGCGCAGTGATGCGTATCCGCCCTAAGGCAATGACGGTGGCAACCATCTTCTTCGGCCTATTACCGATTATGTGGGGCGCAGGTTCAGGTAACGATGTGATGCAAAAAATTGCCGCGCCTATGGTGGGTGGCATGGTCACAGCGCCAATATTGTCGCTATTTGTCTTGCCTGCTCTCTATCTGATGATCTATTCCCGTGAGATAAAAAAAGCACCGTAA
- a CDS encoding ribonuclease T2 family protein → MPRFRHFSHSLQSLLLVFTLAVIYLPFAYSADYGEFITDKTCELFQSKNKRTNPDASQTRAGEHFKVVELLGNSANPDWLRVQTSSSKSPLRWVKGDCGRYQTAVSGSKKTPPQPTVASSSTSFNKQLDTQSQGNLCQISGKFDSNVLALSWQSTFCELYGQDKAECNALSQSKNDAKWQYFSLHGLWPNRQQCGVRYSYCSKVKQQPRDFCDYPDVTLSGSVKKSLDKVMPSALHGSCLERHEWWKHGSCRDESPDEYFALSAQLTQEVNASTWVQSFIHDNIGNKVSRTELLKSFEISFGEGSQSKLSLVCAKGLLSEIRLSLPQTIESQDSLPSLLAKAPKAKKGNCPETIAIDQPN, encoded by the coding sequence ATGCCCCGATTTAGACATTTCAGTCACTCCCTGCAATCCCTGTTACTGGTATTTACCCTAGCGGTGATTTATCTACCCTTTGCTTACTCTGCTGACTACGGTGAATTTATTACCGATAAGACCTGCGAGCTGTTTCAATCGAAAAATAAGCGGACCAATCCCGATGCATCACAAACCAGAGCGGGCGAACATTTTAAGGTTGTTGAGTTACTCGGTAATAGTGCAAATCCCGATTGGCTACGCGTACAAACCTCTTCCAGCAAGTCTCCACTTCGCTGGGTGAAGGGAGATTGCGGTCGCTATCAAACAGCAGTCAGCGGTTCAAAGAAGACGCCTCCCCAACCGACAGTCGCAAGCAGCTCAACGAGCTTCAATAAACAGCTCGACACTCAATCCCAAGGGAATCTCTGCCAGATTTCGGGAAAATTTGACTCTAACGTCCTGGCGCTGAGCTGGCAGAGCACCTTTTGTGAACTCTATGGCCAAGACAAAGCCGAATGTAATGCACTCAGCCAAAGTAAAAATGATGCTAAATGGCAGTATTTTAGCCTGCATGGTTTATGGCCGAATCGCCAGCAATGTGGTGTTCGTTATAGTTATTGCAGCAAGGTAAAACAGCAGCCGCGGGATTTTTGTGATTATCCCGACGTCACACTCTCAGGTTCTGTGAAAAAGTCACTCGATAAAGTGATGCCCAGCGCCTTGCATGGGAGCTGTTTGGAACGCCATGAATGGTGGAAACATGGCAGCTGCCGTGATGAAAGCCCGGATGAATACTTTGCCCTTTCGGCCCAATTGACCCAAGAAGTGAACGCTTCGACTTGGGTACAAAGTTTTATCCACGACAACATTGGTAACAAGGTTAGCCGCACAGAGCTGCTTAAAAGCTTTGAGATTAGTTTCGGAGAAGGTTCACAGAGCAAGTTGTCACTGGTGTGTGCTAAGGGACTACTGAGTGAAATAAGATTAAGTCTGCCGCAAACCATCGAAAGCCAAGACTCGCTGCCTTCCCTTTTGGCAAAAGCACCAAAGGCCAAGAAAGGCAATTGCCCAGAGACTATCGCTATTGACCAACCCAATTAA
- a CDS encoding VOC family protein: protein MKITQYAAGNACWVELGSHDWVGAQKFYHALFGWDSIEMPIPEGKFSLFNLEGDDLGAMYQIPAVDKHIPSHWRVYFSVDDIEASIANIIAGGGQLHIGPHVVGDAGIMAQVSDPEGARFALWQAKNHIGARRQGEENTLCWVELACRQPRTEEGFYTLLFPWTTRPSNVPGVDYTEWQIDGQSIGGMMKMMPEWGDIGAHWMPYFVVGHCDGFAAKAQELGAQICVPPSDIPDVGRFSVIADPQGATFAVIKLDQL from the coding sequence ATGAAGATTACTCAGTATGCAGCTGGAAATGCCTGTTGGGTTGAACTCGGGAGCCATGATTGGGTTGGCGCGCAAAAATTTTACCATGCACTCTTTGGCTGGGACTCGATCGAAATGCCAATCCCCGAGGGAAAGTTTTCCCTCTTTAACCTTGAGGGGGATGATCTGGGGGCTATGTATCAAATTCCTGCTGTGGATAAACATATACCTAGCCATTGGCGGGTGTATTTTTCTGTGGATGATATTGAGGCTAGCATTGCTAATATTATTGCCGGAGGTGGCCAGTTACACATTGGCCCCCATGTTGTTGGTGATGCGGGAATCATGGCGCAGGTGAGCGATCCTGAAGGGGCACGATTTGCCCTATGGCAGGCTAAAAATCATATTGGTGCTCGCCGTCAGGGTGAAGAAAATACTTTATGTTGGGTCGAACTCGCCTGTCGGCAGCCACGCACTGAAGAAGGTTTTTACACACTGTTGTTTCCGTGGACAACGCGCCCAAGCAATGTCCCTGGAGTCGATTACACAGAGTGGCAAATCGATGGCCAGTCCATTGGTGGCATGATGAAAATGATGCCCGAATGGGGTGATATTGGCGCACATTGGATGCCCTATTTTGTGGTGGGACATTGTGATGGGTTTGCCGCAAAGGCGCAGGAGTTAGGGGCGCAGATATGTGTGCCGCCAAGTGATATTCCCGATGTCGGCCGTTTTTCTGTAATTGCCGATCCCCAAGGGGCAACCTTTGCGGTGATTAAGCTTGATCAGCTATAG
- the mtr gene encoding tryptophan permease, whose amino-acid sequence MANHMNAAKHPPVGKSLLGGAMIIAGTTVGAGMFSLPVVGAGMWFGYSVLMLLGIWFCMLMSGLLLLETNLHFEPGASFDTLTKETLGQFWRIVNGVSIAFVLYILTYAYISGGGSIVNHSLQGMGLELPQSVAGLVFAVVLASIVLVSTKAVDRITTIMLGGMIITFFLAIGNLLIEVDVTKLAKPDGTPKYLPYLWAALPFGLASFGYHGNVPSLVKYYGKEAPNTIIKAIFVGTFIALIIYSCWLVATMGNIHRSQFSEIIAQGGNMGVLVGALSKVMASSWLNSMLTLFANLAVASSFLGVTLGLFDYLADLFGFDDSASGRIKTALVTFVPPTILGLLFPNGFLIAIGFAALAATVWAVIVPALMAYKSRQLFPNKGSYRVFGGTPLIAIVVLFGIVTGACHLLAMANLLPQFS is encoded by the coding sequence ATGGCTAACCATATGAATGCGGCAAAACATCCGCCAGTGGGTAAGTCCTTGCTTGGTGGCGCCATGATTATTGCAGGCACCACGGTGGGTGCGGGGATGTTTTCCCTCCCCGTTGTTGGCGCGGGTATGTGGTTTGGTTATTCGGTATTAATGTTGCTTGGTATTTGGTTTTGTATGTTGATGTCAGGCTTATTACTGCTTGAAACCAACTTGCACTTTGAGCCTGGCGCGAGTTTCGATACATTAACTAAAGAGACCTTGGGTCAGTTCTGGCGTATCGTTAATGGCGTTTCTATCGCCTTCGTGCTCTATATTCTTACCTATGCTTACATTAGTGGTGGTGGCTCGATAGTCAATCATAGCCTTCAGGGCATGGGCCTAGAGTTGCCGCAAAGTGTGGCGGGACTCGTGTTTGCTGTGGTGCTAGCCAGCATTGTCTTAGTCAGCACTAAGGCGGTGGATCGCATTACGACTATTATGCTCGGCGGGATGATCATTACCTTCTTCCTTGCTATTGGTAATCTGCTAATCGAAGTCGATGTGACTAAGCTTGCCAAGCCCGATGGCACGCCAAAGTACTTACCCTACCTTTGGGCGGCATTGCCTTTTGGCTTGGCAAGTTTTGGCTACCACGGCAATGTGCCAAGCTTAGTGAAGTACTATGGCAAAGAGGCACCTAATACCATTATTAAGGCGATATTTGTCGGTACTTTTATCGCGCTGATTATCTATAGCTGCTGGTTAGTGGCGACTATGGGTAACATTCACCGTAGCCAGTTTAGCGAGATTATTGCCCAGGGCGGTAACATGGGCGTGCTGGTTGGCGCGCTTTCAAAGGTGATGGCAAGTAGCTGGTTAAACAGCATGTTAACTCTGTTTGCTAACCTTGCAGTAGCTTCTTCCTTCCTTGGGGTGACCTTAGGTTTGTTTGACTATCTGGCCGACCTTTTTGGGTTTGATGATTCGGCTAGTGGTCGTATTAAAACCGCATTAGTGACCTTTGTGCCACCGACGATTTTGGGCTTACTCTTCCCTAATGGTTTCTTAATTGCGATTGGTTTTGCGGCGCTGGCGGCAACGGTGTGGGCGGTAATTGTTCCTGCGCTGATGGCCTACAAGTCTAGACAACTATTTCCAAATAAAGGCAGTTATCGTGTCTTTGGCGGTACTCCGCTTATTGCGATAGTGGTGCTGTTCGGCATAGTTACTGGTGCATGTCACTTGTTAGCAATGGCGAACTTATTGCCGCAGTTCTCCTAA
- the plsB gene encoding glycerol-3-phosphate 1-O-acyltransferase PlsB, translated as MPKQDSFWLKSLRWIQKHLVHTIVVPQDPFADLNLDASRPLAYVMKTESISDIAALSEITEKLGLPSPYEPLVVNGVVAPRVVCLEGRKPLFGKRAGNESFLECFMRLLAIHKEKPELDIQLVPVSLYWGRTPGKEDDSMKAAVLERESPTWLRKCLMILFLGRHNFVQFSNAVSLRYMADEHGTDMGIAHKLARVARVHFRRQRKVMTGPVLPNRQAMFHSLLKSESLRKAIQEEAASKKISESQARETAIEYLDEIAADYSDNLVRIAERFLTWLWNKLYSGINIKGAEQIRQLHHDGHEIVYVPCHRSHMDYLLLSYILYYQGMVPPHIAAGINLNFWPAGPLFRRGGAFFIRRSFNGNKLYTAVFREYLDQLFAKGYSVEYFSEGGRSRTGRLLAPKTGMIAMTMNSVLRGIERPVTLVPVYLGYDHVMEVATYHKELSGKKKEKESVWQVFGAIRKLGNFGQGYVNFGEPITLQNFLNETAPNWRTELADDPEQKPSWLTPAVNQLANQVMTRINNAAAASSITLTSLVLLASEQNALERRQLETQLDLYLTLLKKVPYTSFTSVAEGDGKHLVQQGIELNKFSICADQLGEIVSIDAKQAISMTYYRNNIIHLFIIPSLIASCLTNHKQISRQQILDVVNDFYPLLKAELFMGIKDVSAYVNQILDLFIEQELIEGQDSLSLVNEHTSKMLLLAGSVSETLQRYAIIFNLLAHRPKMERAELESESHLLAQRLGALHGIAAPEFYDKKLYNTLSVKLKELGYFSDKEDKSGVERIRDQANNLLSASVRQTIVASVTAEPNS; from the coding sequence ATGCCTAAACAAGACTCTTTTTGGTTAAAATCATTACGTTGGATCCAGAAACATTTAGTGCACACTATCGTGGTGCCTCAGGATCCCTTTGCCGATCTTAATCTGGATGCCTCCAGACCGCTTGCCTATGTAATGAAAACAGAATCCATCAGTGATATTGCTGCTTTAAGTGAAATCACTGAAAAACTAGGCCTTCCTAGCCCCTATGAACCGCTGGTGGTCAATGGCGTCGTTGCGCCACGCGTTGTGTGTCTCGAGGGGCGTAAGCCCTTGTTTGGTAAACGTGCGGGTAATGAATCTTTTCTAGAATGCTTTATGCGTTTATTGGCTATCCATAAAGAAAAGCCTGAACTTGATATTCAGCTGGTGCCAGTTAGCCTTTACTGGGGTCGGACGCCAGGTAAAGAAGACGATTCAATGAAAGCGGCGGTACTCGAACGCGAGAGCCCAACTTGGCTTCGTAAGTGTTTAATGATTTTGTTCCTTGGTCGGCATAATTTCGTGCAGTTTTCTAATGCTGTGTCGCTGCGCTATATGGCTGACGAGCACGGTACGGATATGGGAATTGCCCATAAACTGGCGCGGGTTGCACGGGTGCATTTCCGCCGTCAACGTAAGGTCATGACAGGTCCTGTACTGCCAAATCGTCAGGCAATGTTCCATTCGTTACTGAAGTCAGAATCCCTGCGTAAGGCGATTCAGGAAGAGGCTGCCAGCAAGAAGATTTCCGAGAGCCAGGCGCGTGAGACAGCAATTGAATATCTTGATGAAATTGCAGCCGATTACTCCGATAACCTAGTGCGTATTGCCGAGCGTTTCTTAACTTGGTTATGGAACAAGCTCTACAGCGGTATCAACATTAAAGGTGCCGAACAAATCCGTCAGCTGCACCACGATGGTCACGAAATCGTTTACGTACCATGCCATCGCAGCCACATGGATTATTTGTTGTTATCCTATATTCTGTACTACCAAGGCATGGTGCCACCGCATATTGCGGCAGGTATTAACCTGAACTTCTGGCCAGCGGGGCCTCTGTTCCGTCGTGGCGGCGCCTTCTTTATTCGCCGTAGTTTCAACGGTAATAAACTCTATACCGCCGTATTCCGTGAATATCTAGATCAGCTGTTTGCTAAGGGCTATTCGGTGGAATATTTCTCCGAGGGCGGGCGTTCACGTACCGGTCGTCTGCTCGCGCCTAAGACCGGCATGATCGCAATGACCATGAACAGCGTGCTGCGAGGTATCGAGCGCCCAGTTACCTTAGTACCGGTTTATTTAGGCTATGACCATGTCATGGAAGTGGCCACTTACCACAAAGAGTTAAGCGGTAAGAAAAAAGAGAAAGAATCTGTATGGCAAGTCTTTGGCGCTATTCGTAAATTAGGCAATTTTGGCCAAGGTTATGTTAACTTCGGTGAGCCTATTACACTGCAAAACTTCTTAAATGAAACGGCACCGAATTGGCGCACTGAACTTGCCGATGATCCAGAGCAAAAACCATCTTGGTTAACACCAGCGGTGAATCAGCTGGCTAATCAGGTCATGACCCGTATTAACAATGCAGCGGCGGCAAGTTCTATCACACTGACTAGCTTAGTGTTGTTAGCGTCTGAGCAGAATGCCCTTGAACGCCGACAACTCGAAACCCAGCTGGACTTGTACTTAACGCTGCTCAAAAAGGTGCCTTACACCTCATTCACGTCGGTTGCGGAAGGAGATGGTAAGCATTTAGTGCAGCAGGGGATTGAGCTCAACAAGTTCTCTATTTGCGCTGATCAGTTAGGTGAAATCGTTTCAATTGATGCGAAACAGGCTATTTCGATGACCTATTATCGCAACAATATCATTCATTTATTTATTATTCCGTCGTTAATCGCCAGCTGTTTAACCAACCATAAGCAGATTTCCCGTCAGCAGATCCTTGATGTCGTCAATGACTTCTATCCGCTGCTGAAAGCCGAGCTATTTATGGGGATTAAGGATGTGTCGGCCTATGTGAATCAAATACTCGATCTCTTTATTGAGCAGGAGTTAATAGAAGGCCAAGATTCCTTGTCACTTGTGAATGAACATACCAGCAAGATGCTGTTACTTGCGGGCAGCGTCAGTGAAACCCTGCAACGCTACGCTATTATTTTCAATCTGTTAGCTCATAGACCTAAGATGGAGCGTGCGGAGCTGGAATCAGAGAGTCATCTGCTAGCTCAACGTTTAGGTGCGCTGCATGGCATTGCCGCACCAGAGTTCTACGATAAAAAACTCTATAACACGTTGAGTGTTAAGCTAAAAGAACTGGGATATTTCTCCGACAAAGAAGACAAGTCAGGCGTCGAACGTATTCGTGACCAAGCCAATAATCTGCTTAGCGCTTCTGTCAGACAGACTATCGTAGCCAGTGTGACTGCGGAGCCAAATAGCTAA
- the lexA gene encoding transcriptional repressor LexA, whose product MRPLTPRQAEILELIKRNIAETGMPPTRAEIATRLGFKSANAAEEHLKALAKKGCIEIMPGTSRGIRLPVEEEDNSENGLPLIGQVAAGEPILAQEHVEQYYQVDPSMFHPAADFLLRVRGDSMKNIGILEGDLLAVHKVQQARNGQVVVARVDDDVTVKRFEKQGNLVYLHAENDDYSPIKVDLSFQSLTIEGLAVGVIRNGDWL is encoded by the coding sequence ATGAGACCCTTGACGCCACGCCAAGCTGAAATTTTAGAGCTAATTAAACGTAATATTGCCGAGACAGGCATGCCACCGACGCGGGCTGAAATCGCTACCCGTTTGGGTTTTAAGAGCGCAAATGCCGCCGAGGAGCATCTTAAAGCTTTGGCTAAAAAAGGCTGCATCGAGATCATGCCTGGCACCTCCCGCGGCATTCGTCTCCCCGTTGAGGAAGAAGACAACAGCGAAAATGGTTTGCCGCTCATCGGCCAAGTCGCCGCAGGCGAACCTATTCTTGCCCAAGAGCACGTTGAACAGTACTACCAAGTTGACCCGAGTATGTTCCACCCCGCTGCAGACTTTCTGTTGCGCGTGAGGGGCGACAGTATGAAAAACATCGGCATCCTCGAAGGCGACCTATTAGCCGTTCATAAAGTGCAACAAGCCCGTAACGGCCAAGTCGTCGTTGCCCGAGTTGACGATGATGTCACAGTGAAACGATTCGAAAAGCAAGGCAACTTAGTTTATTTGCATGCCGAAAACGATGACTACTCGCCTATCAAGGTCGATTTAAGTTTCCAAAGCCTGACAATTGAAGGACTCGCCGTCGGGGTGATCCGCAACGGAGATTGGCTATGA
- a CDS encoding cell division inhibitor SulA → MNKLLGNAPRHPGLWLDTVRDADTDWQHTPIMFMPTQSQGKQELMQLSQQLALLSQQGRWVVLINPPSIGYKQLLASAGVRMDSVLLVHAKDDVETLWAMEKALTSGTSSAVITWSHSLDARDNRRLQIVAKSARAMGIVIEGSDTQSHANDHGNSPTCFGQTTYFGAMH, encoded by the coding sequence ATGAACAAACTACTAGGTAATGCCCCACGTCACCCAGGGTTATGGTTAGATACCGTGCGTGACGCAGATACTGACTGGCAGCATACCCCCATTATGTTTATGCCGACCCAATCCCAAGGCAAACAAGAGCTGATGCAACTGAGCCAACAGTTAGCCCTGTTAAGCCAGCAGGGACGTTGGGTGGTACTAATCAATCCTCCAAGCATCGGCTATAAACAATTACTCGCCAGCGCCGGTGTGCGTATGGACAGTGTATTACTAGTGCATGCTAAGGACGATGTTGAAACACTTTGGGCGATGGAAAAGGCTTTGACCAGTGGCACCTCAAGTGCCGTGATCACTTGGAGCCATTCCCTCGATGCTCGTGATAATCGCCGCCTGCAAATTGTTGCAAAAAGCGCCAGAGCAATGGGAATAGTAATCGAGGGAAGTGATACCCAATCTCATGCTAACGACCATGGCAACTCACCAACATGTTTCGGTCAAACGACCTATTTTGGTGCAATGCATTAA